The proteins below come from a single Fusarium verticillioides 7600 chromosome 3, whole genome shotgun sequence genomic window:
- a CDS encoding selenoprotein W-like protein yields the protein MTSQASTQTPLPRVSIQFCTQCKWMLRAAYYAQELLSTFSTGIGEVALQPSTGGTFIVTITHQAPGAEIAFTKTLWDRREDGGFPETKELKRRVRDVIEPGRDLGHVDRDHGKKEEAAKDKPVDKEKCDDCQ from the exons ATGACAAGCCAGGCATCGACGCAAACGCCTCTTCCCCGCGTTTCTATCCAGTTTTGCACGCAGTGTAAGTGGATGTTACGAGCTGCCTAT TATGCTCAAGAACTCCTCTCCACATTCTCAACAGGCATCGGGGAGGTCGCTCTTCAGCCTTCTACAGGCGGTACTTTCATCGTGACCATCACGCATCAAGCTCCTGGTGCAGAAATTGCTTTTACAAAGACCCTCTGGGATCGTCGGGAAGATGGGGGCTTTCCTGAGACGAAAGAGCTCAAGAGGAGGGTGAGAGATGTCATCGAACCAGGAAGAGATCTAGGCCATGTTGATAGGGATCATgggaagaaggaggaggcagcGAAAGACAAGCCAGTTGACAAGGAGAAATGCGACGATTGCCAGTAA
- a CDS encoding guanine nucleotide-binding protein subunit gamma: MPQYTSRDVGDPSQIKKNKQSMADLKLRRLTELNNRLREDLERERIPVSTASKSIIAYCNGTRDYMVPSVWGAVPKGEDPYAPQQSGGCCVVM, from the exons ATGCCTCAGTACACTTCTCGCGATGTCGGCGACCCTTCGCaaatcaagaagaacaagcagtCGATGGCCGATCTCAAGCTCCGACGGCTAACCGAGCTCAACAACCGTCTGCGCGAGGATCTTGAGCGAGAGCGTATTCCCGTCAGCACAGCATCAAAGAG CATCATTGCCTACTGCAATGGCACTCGCGACTACATGGTTCCCTCCGTCTGGGGCGCTGTACCCAAGGGCGAGGACCCTTATGCGCCGCAACAATCTGGCGGCTGCTGTGTGGTCATGTAA
- a CDS encoding translation initiation factor 3 subunit A, whose product MPPPPHQKPENVLKRAHELIGVGQAPAALTLLHEHITNKRSRNVPIMSLEPVMLLLVELSVEQKKGKLAKDALYQYKNISQNTNIATIELVLKKFIELAVEKVTAAQQKADEVQESIDATAGTSNIEDLEATETPESILLATVSGEQSRDRTDRAIVTPWLKFLWEAYRTVLDILRNNARLEILYQSTATQAFDFCLKYTRKTEFRRLCELLRNHVQTAAKYSSQMHAINLSDPDTLQRHLETRFQQLNVAVELELWQEAFRSVEDVHTLLSLSKRPPKNIMMANYYEKLTRIFLVGENYLFHAAAWSRYYTLLRQSSVLVATGQGKKADNPPASDAELQKAASFVVLSALAIPVISTSRSRGAMVDFDEARKNKNSRLTHLLGMSQAPTRARLFRDALSKSLLQRARPEIRELYEILEVDFHPLSICQKISPILTKIGADSEMEKYILPLQQVILTRLFQQLSQVYETVDLSFVESLAQFPEPYQVTRGTIEKFIMNGNKKGDLSVRMAHATGVLSFDNDVFSSSKASHGGSSAGSAESETGTVQRLQSTPSEIVRSQLTRLAKSLFTTCHYVDPGFNKGRLEAREAALARAKAGAEEEHLAILSRKDLIQKRKEVASEIQAKKEKENARQKRLREQALQEAEDLRLANEQKEREAKRLKAERDRVRKEELKKQIADLKMGDKAIDIDLEDLDNLDSNRLRAMKLAQLEREKNDVNERLRITGKRLDHLERAFRKEEAKKLHEDYAKQNEQDRKIYETVKAQTLKDAEQKHKESVELKHRLSRLVPQYEEFRDSLHERRRDEFEKRRRDAERELEKQIAQRKKEVRDRRLREKREREEKERELREAEERAAREKEEQRIRDEARKEELAKLKEQREKERQEMLEKAALQQRREEEALARRKAEKAQGAGGFSRGPERTDSSEGRRPPIFGAGKWREREAATRDAGDAPPPSRAPPAERSDSNDRPSAGGPPKLNLAGSKPSWREREAAKQAASGGADVGSSAPPPRFAPRGGAPPMDRSGSGRADEDRKQSPAPPAESLPASRGKWVPPHMRNK is encoded by the exons ATG CCTCCTCCGCCGCACCAAAAGCCTGAGAATGTTCTCAAGAGGGCTCACGAACTCATCGGAGTCGGCCAGGCTCCCGCCGCCTTGACTCTGCTCCATGAGcacatcaccaacaagcgCTCCCGAAATGTCCCAATTATGTCGCTGGAGCCTGTGATGCTCCTCCTGGTCGAGCTTTCCGTCGAacagaagaagggcaagcttgccaaggaCGCCCTTTACCAATACAAGAATATTTCCCAGAACACAAATATTGCTACCATCGAG CTGGTCCTTAAGAAGTTCATTGAGCTCGCGGTTGAGAAGGTCACTGCCGCCCAGCAAAAGGCCGACGAAGTTCAGGAGAGCATTGACGCTACTGCCGGCACCTCCAAcatcgaggatctcgaggccACCGAGACCCCGGAGTCTATCCTCCTTGCTACTGTCTCCGGTGAGCAGTCCCGAGACCGTACCGATCGAGCTATCGTCACTCCTTGGCTCAAGTTCCTCTGGGAGGCCTACCGAACTGTCCTCGACATTCTCCGAAACAATGCTCGTCTCGAGATCCTCTACCAGAGCACCGCTACCCAGGCATTTGACTTTTGTCTCAAGTACACTCGCAAGACCGAGTTCCGTCGCCTCTGCGAGCTCCTCCGAAACCATGTGCAGACCGCTGCCAAGTACTCCTCTCAGATGCACGCCATCAATCTGAGCGATCCCGACACTCTCCAGCGACACCTTGAGACACGTTTCCAACAGCTCAATGTCGCTGTAGAGCTCGAGCTCTGGCAGGAGGCTTTCCGAAGTGTCGAGGACGTTCACACTCTTCTTAGCCTCAGCAAGCGACCTCCCAAGAATATCATGATGGCCAACTACTACGAGAAGCTTACCCGAATTTTCCTTGTCGGCGAGAACTACCTCTTCCACGCTGCTGCTTGGTCGCGATACTACACTCTACTTCGTCAGTCCTCTGTCCTGGTAGCCACTGGCCAGGGCAAGAAGGCTGACAACCCCCCTGCCTCCGATGCTGAGCTTCAAAAGGCCGCCTCTTTCGTTGTACTCTCCGCCCTTGCCATCCCTGTCATCAGTACGTCCCGATCTCGAGGTGCCATGGTTGACTTCGATGAGGccagaaagaacaagaactcTCGCTTGACTCACCTCCTTGGAATGTCTCAAGCACCTACTCGTGCCAGACTGTTCCGGGACGCTCTCTCAAAGTCCCTTCTTCAGCGCGCTCGCCCTGAGATTCGGGAGCTTTACGAGATCCTTGAGGTCGACTTCCATCCTCTGTCCATTTGCCAAAAGATCTCTCCTATCCTGACCAAGATTGGAGCCGATTCTGAGATGGAGAAATACATTCTCCCCCTGCAGCAGGTCATCCTTACCCGTCTGTTCCAGCAGCTTTCCCAGGTCTACGAAACTGTCGACCTGTCTTTCGTCGAGAGCCTGGCTCAATTCCCGGAGCCTTACCAGGTCACTCGTGGGACTATTGAGAAATTCATCATGAATGGTAACAAGAAGGGTGATCTCTCTGTCCGCATGGCCCATGCCACAGGTGTTCTGAGTTTCGATAACgatgtcttctcttcctccaaggCTAGCCACGGCGGGTCCTCTGCTGGTTCTGCAGAGTCTGAGACCGGTACCGTCCAGCGTCTTCAGAGCACTCCCTCTGAGATTGTCCGCTCCCAGCTTACCCGACTCGCCAAGTCTCTCTTTACCACATGCCATTACGTTGACCCTGGCTTTAACAAGGGGCGCCTCGAGGCTCGTGAAGCTGCTCTCGCTCgcgccaaggctggtgctgaggaggaacatCTGGCTATTCTTTCACGAAAGGACCTCATCCAGAAGCGCAAGGAGGTTGCTTCTGAGAttcaagccaagaaggagaaggagaatgcCCGCCAGAAGAGGCTTCGtgagcaagctcttcaagaagctgaggatcttCGTCTCGCCAATGAGCAAAAGGAGCGCGAGGCCAAGcgtctcaaggctgagcgCGACCGAGTTCGCAAggaggaactcaagaagcagatcgcCGATCTCAAAATGGGCGACAAGGCTATCGATATTGAtctggaggatcttgacaaccttgacagCAACCGCCTACGCGCAATGAAGCTGGCTCAGCTTGAGCGTGAAAAGAATGATGTTAACGAGCGTCTCCGCATCACTGGCAAGCGTCTCGATCATCTTGAACGTGCTTTCCGTAaggaggaagccaagaaactGCACGAGGACTATGCCAAGCAAAATGAGCAGGACCGCAAGATCTATGAGACTGTTAAGGCCCAAACCCTCAAAGATGCTGAGCAGAAACACAAGGAGAGTGTTGAACTCAAGCACCGACTTAGTCGACTGGTGCCTCAGTACGAGGAGTTCCGTGACTCCCTGCATGAACGCCGTCGTGATGAGTTCGAGAAGCGCCGTCGCGACGCTGAGcgtgagcttgagaagcagatcgCACAGCGCAAGAAGGAGGTCCGAGACCGACGTCTTCGTGAGAAGCGTGAGCGCGAGGAGAAAGAGCGCGAGCTACGTGAGGCTGAAGAGCGCGCTGCTcgcgagaaggaggagcagcGCATTCGGGATGAAGCTCGtaaggaagagcttgccaagctcaaagagcaGCGGGAGAAGGAACGTCAAGAGATGCTGGAGAAGGCTGCCCTTCAACAGCGacgcgaagaagaagcactgGCTCGTCGCAAGGCGGAGAAGGCCCAAGGGGCTGGTGGCTTCTCTCGTGGGCCAGAGCGCACAGATTCGTCCGAGGGCCGAAGACCACCTATCTTTGGTGCCGGCAAATGGCGAGAACGTGAGGCGGCCACCCGTGACGCTGGcgatgctcctcctccttctcgagcaCCTCCTGCCGAGAGGTCTGATTCCAATGACCGACCTTCTGCTGGTGGTCctcccaagctcaaccttgctGGTTCCAAGCCCAGCTGGCGAGAGCGTGAGGCTGCAAAGCAGGCTGCTAGTGGCGGAGCTGATGTTGGATCTTCCGCCCCTCCCCCTCGCTTCGCGCCTCGGGGTGGTGCGCCGCCTATGGACCGAAGCGGCTCTGGCCGTGCTGATGAGGATCGAAAGCAgtctccagctcctcctgcGGAATCCCTGCCTGCCTCACGAGGCAAGTGGGTTCCTCCTCACATGAGGAACAAATAA
- a CDS encoding alkylated DNA repair protein alkB like 6 (At least one base has a quality score < 10), translating to MDSSSSALLPSSLQHARINTLPETAYYIPNFITEQEEQNILDKISSAPKPRWKQLTKRRLQTWPSDLANNKLLEAPLPLWLQDPVISRLLSMPSHDSSSANIFERSPHKKPNHVLINEYPPGIGIMPHKLSDGAAYWPVVATVSLGASLCLNLHRSKEDGALDPEPAWRILQEPRSLLITTSELYTDYLHGIADIEEDVDLSAETVANWDLLGSPGVYANGRNIRQTRTSLTYRDVLQVSKVANKLGIFLKR from the exons ATGGATTCATCAAGCTCTGCCTTactgccttcttctctgcaaCACGCCAGGATTAACACTCTACCGGAGACGGCGTACTATATTCCTAACTTCATAACcgagcaagaagaacagaacaTTTTGGACAAG ATCTCAAGCGCTCCCAAACCCAGGTGGAAACAGCTTACAAAACGACGTCTTCAGACCTGGCCTTCAGatctcgccaacaacaaacTCCTTGAAGctcccctccctctctgGCTTCAAGACCCAGTCATATCCCGTCtgctctcgatgccatcccatgactcctcatcagccaacATATTCGAAAGAAGTCCTCACAAGAAGCCGAACCATGTCCTCATCAATGAGTATCCACCTGGTATTGGTATCATGCCACATAAGTTGAGT GATGGTGCAGCATACTGGCCGGTTGTAGCGACCGTCAGCCTTGGAGCTAGCTTGTGCCTGAACCTGCATCGCAGCAAGGAGGACGGCGCTCTTGATCCTGAACCTGCTTGGAGAATCCTCCAGGAACCCCGTAGTTTACTCATTACAACTAGCGAGCTGTATACCGACTATCTCCATGGGATTGCTGATatcgaagaagatgttgacttgAGTGCCGAAACTGTTGCCAACTGGGATTTGCTCGGTTCTCCCGGTGTATACGCCAACGGCCGGAATATTCGTCAAACTCGCACAAGCCTGACTTATCGAGATGTTCTTCAGGTATCAAAAGTCGCGAACAAgctcggcatcttcctcaaacGATAA
- a CDS encoding hypothetical protein (At least one base has a quality score < 10) — MKIPQKVMEEILNKVVDLLSTLSPAQWCQGFFTLSAALVSALQVLPQDVRRAMMDYGPRRPKAGKSKSKKGDDEKQNFAGLRSLLKNLTEYGQVPHSWFMHFYIISVSLSGFWAWQYLTRGSVLRSIATWQDRAGRSSMSLEQTYIAWLLMALQGSRRLYESLFVFKPGSSPMWFIHWALGVAFYAVISLAVWIEGSGAILSCWDSPNQSLEIPRRLLSAVLFYSVAYFKQNQCHRHLASLKKYTLPTEGWFKYLVCPHYTAECILYLAIAWIAAPPGELFNKSILTAVAFVAVNLGATAKGTKAWYENKFGSDKVADRWIMIPPVY, encoded by the exons ATGAAGATACCACAAAAGGTAATGGAGGAGATTCTGAATAAAGTGGTAGATCTGTTATCAACATTATCTCCAGCTCAATGGTGCCAGGGTTTCTTCACACTTTCTGCCGCTCTCGTTTCAGCTCTACAAGTTCTCCCCCAAGATGTCCGTAGGGCTATGATGGACTATGGTCCTCGAAGACCTAAAGCCGGAAAGTCTAAGAGCAAGAAAGGAGACGATGAAAAGCAAAACTTCGCAGGATTGAGATCATTATTGAAAAACCTAACAGAATATGGACAAGTGCCTCACTCGTGGTTTATGCACTTCTACATCATCTCAGTATCTCTGTCAGGCTTCTGGGCTTGGCAATATCTGACGAGGGGATCGGTGTTGAGGAGTATTGCTACTTGGCAGGACAGGGCTGGCAGATCATCGATGAGCCTAGAGCAAACATATATCGCGTGGCTGCTCATGGCGTTGCAGGGTTCAAGGCGGTTATACGAGAGTCTGTTTGTGTTCAAGCCAGGCTCGTCACCTATGTGGTTCATTCATTGGGCACTCGGTGTTGCATTCTATGCTGTTATAAGCCTCGCTGTCTGGATCGAGGGTTCCG GTGCAATTTTGTCATGTTGGGATTCTCCTAACCAGTCTCTTGAAATCCCACGGAGGTTGCTATCGGCTGTCCTGTTCTATTCCGTTGCATACTTCAAGCAGAATCAATGCCACAGACATCTggccagcctcaagaagTACACACTTCCAACAGAAGGGTGGTTCAAATATCTCGTTTGCCCTCACTATACTGCCGAGTGCATTCTGTATCTTGCAATTGCCTGGATCGCTGCGCCTCCAGGCGAGCTATTCAACAAGAGCATCCTGACTGCTGTGGCGTTTGTGGCCGTGAACCTGGGCGCGACGGCGAAGGGCACAAAAGCATGGTATGAGAACAAGTTCGGCTCCGACAAGGTAGCCGACCGATGGATCATGATCCCGCCTGTCTACTAG